Below is a window of Runella sp. SP2 DNA.
AGCCTATTGGACGGGTTTGGAGCAATCAGTTTGGCTCCATTTCTACCATTCGTAAAAACCAATTGACGTTTTCGCAAACTACGATGGGGGCTGAATGGATGCGTGGGCTATTGGTACAAAAAACCGAGAACCAAGTTCTTGTAGTGGAAATGCTTCAATTATTGACGCAAAAAGAATGCCCCGAGGCGTTGCAAAATTTGGCTTTTTACGGTCAAAAATTCAAGCAGTACGTCATCAAAGAGCTGCCCGAAACTTTTGCGACATTTAGGGGCTACGAAGGCAACCTCAGTAAGGTCTATTTTTCGGCGCTGCGTGAACTGCTACCGAAGCAATATTATTTTGCTAAACGCTCTCAGCACCCTGCTTTGGATATGTTTAATTGTTTGCTCAATTATGCCTACGGAATGCTCTACAGTAACTGCGAGTCGGCGCTGATTCGGGCAGGTATCGACCCTGCCGTGGGCGTAATGCACCGCGACGAATACAATCGTCCCGTTTTGGTGTATGATTTTATTGAGACTTACCGCCATTATGCCGACTACGTAGTGTGTCACCTTTGTCTGCAAGAAGTGATTTTTGAGGAGTTTTTTGACGTAGAAAATGGTCAGTTTTGGCTTAATACCGACGGGAAACGTTTGCTCATTCAATGTATGAACGATTATCTCAACGAAGTAGTCAGCTTGCAGGGGTTGAGTCGAAGTCGACTTACTCACCTCGAACTGGACGCCCAACGTTTGGCGACTCAGCTCAAAAAAATTGGTTGATGCAAAAAGACCGCATCTTTAACTCAGACCTTTGTCATCATGTTTCACCGCCCACTGGGCACAACCTCTTTTACCATTTTCATGAATCCAACCACTGCTACCCACACCCTTTTGTTTGCAAACATCGGCAATCGCAATATTAGCTTTCAAGGCAAGACTTTTGACAGGCTTTCGGACGACCAAAAGCTGCTTTTTGGCGGCTCGTTTAAGGCATTTAGTCAAACCTTATTAAGTGATTTTGAAGCATTTGCCCCCGATTTGTCGGTGACGATTGTTAATCAGATTTTGGAGGTTTTGGGAAGTGCCTATTTTGACCAAGTCATTCTTTTTGGGTCAGACCAACTGGTCGATAATCACGCCAAAACCGACCAAGATACCTACTGGGCGGGGTTAATTATGGCCAAATTGCTGGTTAGGCAAGGTTATTTGAGCGAAAGCCAGGTCAAGGTGTTACCCGTTCGATGCGATATTTCGGACAACGACGGGTTGTTGCGCTATTACCGTAATCAGCTCAAACGGTTTAACAACGATTATATGTATCCCAACGTGTGTATCTGCGACGCGGGAGGAAGCCCTCAGCAAAAAGTAGCGCTAAAGCTCATGGCCGAGTTTATGGTTGACAGCCAAAAGCTGGAGGTGTTGTACGTAAATGCCAAAACCAAAACCGTGGAAAAGGTAAGCCAAATTGAATACCGAAATATCATTACGGCCGAGCAAGTGAGAAGCCTGACCGCCAAAGGGCAGTACAAAGCGGCTTTGTCGCTGCGGCAAGTGGACGACCTCACAAGCCTGTGCACCACCAGGGTACTGGCCAATCGTTTGCTTGGGATGGGGTATTTTTTGAGCATCGGCAATGTTGAAATGTACCAGAAATTACGGCGAAATATAAAACAAAAAGAGCGAGATCAGTATGCGTTTTTGGTGGAGAGTCCTAGTCCATTGACCAACACCCTTGCTAAAGCTCAATTTATGAACCGAGCGGGGCAGTTTGACGCGGCGATCCTAAGTTTTGCGGTGTTTTACGAAAAATACCTTGCTCAACTTATTCACGCTCATTTTGGGTACGATTTGGTCAATGAGTATTACTCTGAAAGCCGTCGGCTACGGCAGGAGGCATTGGAACGCTTTCCTCATTTGGCTTCCGAAAATAACCTTGAAAGTATAGCCGAGATGGTTTTTCAAGTTAAAGTAGCTCAGTGTATTCAGGAAGAACCGCACGCTACGTTTGTCAATACGTTGTCAAATTTTATCGGTGGCAAATCAACGGAAAACCACAAGCTGCTGTTTATTAACGTGATTCGTAACAAAATTGCCCACGAAGGGCTCATTCCCGATGATTCAATGATGGGCAAAGACTTGCCCTATTTTGCGGAGTTAATCGGTGCCGCAGGGCAACTGATGCAGCTTCCTTCCGAAAATATTTTTGAAAAACTAAACGAAGCTATTGCACTGGAGGTGTAGGGGTAGAGGGCAAGGAGCAAGAGGCAGAGGGCAAGGGGCAAAAAGGCAAGGGCAGAGGGACGTAATCACTTTTTAAACTTTCATATCACTTCGATACTTTCACTACTACTACTCTACAAAATGCGCAGGAGGTGAGCCGTTTGCGCAAAAATGGTCAGCTAACCGAGGCATGTGAACTTGCAGAACAACTGCTTGTGGACAAGCCTAATGACCTTTTTAACCGAAGAGCAGCGGCATGGGTGTATATCGACATTCTTAAACTTAATGGGGTATTTAAAGGAGAAACACTCTCTAAGCTGGAGAAGCTGTGTGCGCTGGGATTTGATGCTGGTGAAAAGATTCTGTGGGAACAACTTTACTGGATTGTTGCAAAAGAAGTGTTTAAACTAACTGACGAGACTCCATCGACGTTGCTATACCGTTTTGAAACTTGCTGTCAAACTTTTGCGGCGGTTCCTGGACAAGCCTACAGCGTCATGCTCAAAGCACTTGTCAAACAAGCATTGAAGTGGAAACAATTTCCTGCCATGGTGGCTAGTTGGGGATTAGAACACTTTCAAACGAGTGATTTTGAGGGCGAAACCCTTCAAAACGGCAAAGGAATCCCCTCGTTGGTAGAGCGTACCTATTTGGCTGTTTCCAAAGCTTATTTGACGCAGCCTTACGCTGATGCCAGCATGATTGATTTTTTACATCAGCTCAATACCGTATCGGAGGCACATCCTGAAATGCTGTATTTGATTTATTATCGAGCGTTGTTATACCAAAAAATGGGTCAATTAGACACTGCATTGGCCTTGCTCCGCCCCTTTGCACAGAAAAAGAAGCGCGATTTTTGGGTGTGGGATTTGTTGGCTCAACTACATCCACATGACCATGCCCTCCAAATGGCTTGCTTAGCCAAGGCCCTCATGTGCACTACTCCTCCCGAGTTTTTGGTAAAAATTCGACAACGATTTGCAGAGTTATTGGTACAACAAGAGCGCTGGGACGAGGCTCGGGTCGAGATTGAGGCATTGATTCAAGTCAGGGAAGCGAACCACTGGCGTATTCCTAACTGTGTATATGAGTGGGTAAAAACACCTACCTATCAACTTGCAAGCAAGCGTAAGTCTAACCATGACTTATATACGCAACTGGCCAAAACAGCCGATGCTTTACTTTTTTCACCTTCAAATGCGCACATTGGCATTATTTGGCACCTAAATACGGAGAAGCAAACCGCCCAATTTTTCGTGGATGAAGCTATCAACGGCGGATTTTGTTATGCCAAACTCGGGGTAAATGCGCCACAAGTTGGTCAGGCTTTTACATTTTGGTTACAAGAAGTAACCCACAAAGACGGGAAATACTGGAAAGTAGATAAAGTGGCACGTTGTGAAGGGCAAATTGCCCCCAACCAAATCAAATCATTTAACGGGCGACTTCAAGTGAAAGGCCGAATTGGGTTTGTGGGCGACGTATTTATTGACATACCTGCGATTGATGCAAGCCTTTCACATGCTCAACTGGTATCAGGTACTGCTGTCAGAACGTACAATCTCAAAAATAAGGAATGGGGTTGGAAGGCAAACAAAATAAAAAGTGTAAATTTGGCTTAGAAAGTTAAAGTAAACCCTTAAAACCACTGTACATTTGAATGATTCAATATAAATATTTTTATTTTTCAAACTATAATTCATTGATTTTCAGCTCAAAACTTTTGGTTGCGGCAACAACCTCATTTCCAGTAGAATAAGGATTAAGACCATCAATCTCGTCTTTTACTGACTTGGCCTTTGGTGCAACAACCTCATTTCCAGTAGAATAAGGATTAAGACCTAAGAGTCATTGGGTCTATGGAGTCAGGATCCTCTGCAACAACCTCATTTCCAGTAGAATAAGGATTAAGACACTTGAACCTGTAACCTACTGATTATGAGTCAGTTGGCAACAACCTCATTTCCAGTAGAATAAGGATTAAGACTTTCAATTGGCCATATTTATTCACTTTTTTTAAGCAACAACCTCATTTCCAGTAGAATAAGGATTAAGACTTAACGAATACGGGCTTAAAAGGGGTGCAGCTCTGCGGCAACAACCTCATTTCCAGTAGAATAAGGATTAAGACCCTACTACATGTTTTCATGGACTTTATCCTCATGCAACAACCTCATTTCCAGTAGAATAAGGATTAAGACTTTTTTTGTGTAAAGTTTTCATTTTTTTACTTGTTAGCAACAACCTCATTTCCAGTAGAATAAGGATTAAGACTGTACGTTGAAATACTAAGCATCACGCAACATTACTTGCAACAACCTCATTTCCAGTAGAATAAGGATTAAGACACCAAATCAAAGATACCACACTGACCTGACTCAATCGCAACAACCTCATTTCCAGTAGAATAAGGATTAAGACCGCCACAATAAACACAAACACTATTTTTCTTGTCATGCAACAACCTCATTTCCAGTAGAATAAGGATTAAGACCCCGCCTTGCTGCTTGCTGTTATGGGTAGCAATGTGTAGGGCAACAACCTCATTTCCAGTAGAATAAGGATTAAGACCATCTGGTAGCCATGCACCATCGAAATACAATTGAGAGCAACAACCTCATTTCCAGTAGAATAAGGATTAAGACCCATCATTATGATGTTGCAAGACTGGAATTTTTGGGTTTGCAACAACCTCATTTCCAGTAGAATAAGGATTAAGACAAAGCTGACAGGGTAAATATATGATTCTAGTGGCATCATGCAACAACCTCATTTCCAGTAGAATAAGGATTAAGACTTTCGCCAAAAATATGTCGAATATTCTCTGAAACTAGGTGCAACAACCTCATTTCCAGTAGAATAAGGATTAAGACAAGATAAGTTACAATTCAAAGAAAAATTTCAAATACGCAACAACCTCATTTCCAGTAGAATAAGGATTAAGACAATAAAACGGTAGTATCTAAACGTAACAACGCCTATACAGCAACAACCTCATTTCCAGTAGAATAAGGATTAAGACCCGATTTTAATAATAGTAGAGTTGGGATAATCTATCTGCAACAACCTCATTTCCAGTAGAATAAGGATTAAGACTACTTTCCCATTTTTCTCTTTCTACTTTATAAGCTTGCAACAACCTCATTTCCAGTAGAATAAGGATTAAGACAATGTCATAGATAACATAGCAAGCGAACGCCGTTGGCAACAACCTCATTTCCAGTAGAATAAGGATTAAGACTCGTACACCTGCGAACTTATTGGACCAAGTAGTCTATTGCAACAACCTCATTTCCAGTAGAATAAGGATTAAGACAGTATCCAAAATGATCTACAAAGTAATTTCCTTTGTAGCAACAACCTCATTTCCAGTAGAATAAGGATTAAGACAAAAAAAGAAACGCATCAAATGACACGTTTCTTTAAGCAACAACCTCATTTCCAGTAGAATAAGGATTAAGACTCCATAGTAATTTGTAATGTTATTATTCTCCTTGGTAAAAGCAACAACCTCATTTCCAGTAGAATAAGGATTAAGACTGCGTTTTAAGTAGGTAAGATTCTCAACAAGGTTAGAGCAACAACCTCATTTCCAGTAGAATAAGGATTAAGACAAACTTTGCAACTCTGATACCATCACTAGAAAAAGAGCAACAACCTCATTTCCAGTAGAATAAGGATTAAGACTATCTCACCTACTTGTGGATTGGGAATAAAAATTACTTGCAACAACCTCATTTCCAGTAGAATAAGGATTAAGACCACATCAATCATCATCAATCATTATTCCTCAATCTGCAACAACCTCATTTCCAGTAGAATAAGGATTAAGACCGAATTTTATCTAAATGACTGTCAACAATTTCTGAATTGCAACAACCTCATTTCCAGTAGAATAAGGATTAAGACAATTCCATGATTTGTAATCCAACTCTCTCCGTTTCCAGCAACAACCTCATTTCCAGTAGAATAAGGATTAAGACTCAAATTTACCCGCCAAAAACTGTAGTTTCTTCTTCTGCAACAACCTCATTTCCAGTAGAATAAGGATTAAGACTATTCGGTAATATCTTTATCACATCCGTCGCAAAGTAGCAACAACCTCATTTCCAGTAGAATAAGGATTAAGACTGCCTTGACGACCAACGCCTCCAACGCGTCGCCAAATTGCAACAACCTCATTTCCAGTAGAATAAGGATTAAGACAAATACGTGTTCGGGACTCATGCCAACTTTCATCAACTGCAACAACCTCATTTCCAGTAGAATAAGGATTAAGACTTTGGAACAAGTTTGTCCATAACATCTCCTTTAACTCTGCAACAACCTCATTTCCAGTAGAATAAGGATTAAGACCTCAGATGTCTGCACAATACACATGTATAAATACACAGCAACAACCTCATTTCCAGTAGAATAAGGATTAAGA
It encodes the following:
- the cas1 gene encoding CRISPR-associated endonuclease Cas1, encoding MTQLILNKRGTSLSVKSGRYCVRTPERESFIPVHEIKSIHLHSAAKLTYEVVQTAIQYNTDLLFIDRYGKPIGRVWSNQFGSISTIRKNQLTFSQTTMGAEWMRGLLVQKTENQVLVVEMLQLLTQKECPEALQNLAFYGQKFKQYVIKELPETFATFRGYEGNLSKVYFSALRELLPKQYYFAKRSQHPALDMFNCLLNYAYGMLYSNCESALIRAGIDPAVGVMHRDEYNRPVLVYDFIETYRHYADYVVCHLCLQEVIFEEFFDVENGQFWLNTDGKRLLIQCMNDYLNEVVSLQGLSRSRLTHLELDAQRLATQLKKIG
- a CDS encoding M48 family metallopeptidase, whose product is MSRLRKNGQLTEACELAEQLLVDKPNDLFNRRAAAWVYIDILKLNGVFKGETLSKLEKLCALGFDAGEKILWEQLYWIVAKEVFKLTDETPSTLLYRFETCCQTFAAVPGQAYSVMLKALVKQALKWKQFPAMVASWGLEHFQTSDFEGETLQNGKGIPSLVERTYLAVSKAYLTQPYADASMIDFLHQLNTVSEAHPEMLYLIYYRALLYQKMGQLDTALALLRPFAQKKKRDFWVWDLLAQLHPHDHALQMACLAKALMCTTPPEFLVKIRQRFAELLVQQERWDEARVEIEALIQVREANHWRIPNCVYEWVKTPTYQLASKRKSNHDLYTQLAKTADALLFSPSNAHIGIIWHLNTEKQTAQFFVDEAINGGFCYAKLGVNAPQVGQAFTFWLQEVTHKDGKYWKVDKVARCEGQIAPNQIKSFNGRLQVKGRIGFVGDVFIDIPAIDASLSHAQLVSGTAVRTYNLKNKEWGWKANKIKSVNLA